A window of the Streptomyces sp. NBC_00250 genome harbors these coding sequences:
- a CDS encoding winged helix-turn-helix transcriptional regulator — protein MATLNRPGAGDGHVCGIDAAMEVIGGKWKVLILWALHEQPHRRFGELRRLVPGITEKVLASHLRELEADGIVDRVSYEEVPPRVEYALTKDGVRLNEALEPLAAWGRERRDSPPA, from the coding sequence ATGGCGACGCTGAATCGGCCCGGAGCCGGGGACGGGCACGTCTGCGGGATCGACGCCGCCATGGAGGTCATCGGCGGCAAGTGGAAGGTGCTCATCCTCTGGGCCCTCCACGAGCAGCCGCACCGCCGCTTCGGGGAGCTCCGCAGACTCGTCCCGGGCATCACGGAGAAGGTCCTCGCCTCGCACCTGCGGGAGCTGGAGGCGGACGGCATCGTGGACCGCGTCTCCTACGAGGAGGTCCCGCCCCGCGTCGAGTACGCCCTCACGAAGGACGGCGTCCGCCTCAACGAGGCCCTCGAACCACTGGCGGCGTGGGGGCGTGAGCGGAGGGACTCCCCGCCCGCGTGA
- a CDS encoding NAD(P)-dependent oxidoreductase — protein MTANTIEKTPVTLLGLGAMGTALARTWLAAGHPLTAWNRTPARAAPLAAEGAKTADTAAEAVAASDLIIVCLLDDASVEEALADADLVGKDLVNLVTGTPAQARARAAWAEARGARYLDGGIMAVPPMIGVPEAGGYVFYSGSRALFEQYEKALAVPAGATYVGEDPGFAALHDVALLSAMYGMFAGAAHAFALIREEDIDPVAFAPLLAGWLTAMAPSVHGTARQLSSGDRTTDVVSNLAMQVAGVPTFLDTAEGQGVSPELIAPYFALMRRRLDIGSGDEDLTGVVDLLVRKG, from the coding sequence ATGACAGCGAACACGATCGAGAAGACCCCCGTCACCCTGCTCGGCCTCGGCGCGATGGGCACCGCGCTCGCCCGCACCTGGCTCGCCGCCGGCCATCCGCTCACCGCCTGGAACCGCACCCCGGCCCGTGCCGCGCCGCTCGCCGCCGAGGGCGCGAAGACGGCCGACACCGCTGCCGAGGCGGTCGCGGCGAGCGACCTGATCATCGTCTGCCTGCTGGACGACGCCTCGGTCGAGGAGGCGCTCGCCGACGCCGACCTGGTCGGAAAGGACCTGGTGAACCTGGTCACCGGCACCCCCGCCCAGGCCCGCGCCCGCGCCGCGTGGGCCGAGGCGCGGGGCGCCCGCTACCTGGACGGCGGCATCATGGCCGTACCGCCGATGATCGGGGTCCCGGAAGCCGGCGGCTACGTCTTCTACAGCGGCTCGCGAGCCCTCTTCGAGCAGTACGAGAAGGCCCTGGCCGTCCCGGCGGGCGCCACGTACGTCGGCGAGGACCCGGGCTTCGCGGCCCTCCACGACGTGGCCCTGCTCAGCGCCATGTACGGGATGTTCGCCGGGGCGGCACACGCCTTCGCCCTGATCCGCGAGGAGGACATCGACCCCGTCGCCTTCGCCCCGCTGCTCGCCGGCTGGCTCACCGCGATGGCCCCGTCGGTCCACGGAACGGCCCGGCAACTGAGCAGCGGCGACCGCACCACGGACGTCGTGTCGAACCTGGCGATGCAGGTGGCCGGCGTCCCCACCTTCCTGGACACCGCCGAAGGGCAGGGCGTCAGCCCCGAACTGATCGCCCCCTACTTCGCGTTGATGCGCCGACGGCTCGACATCGGCAGCGGCGATGAGGACCTGACGGGCGTCGTGGACCTGCTGGTGCGGAAGGGCTGA
- the otsB gene encoding trehalose-phosphatase, with translation MVSSLPHPTTSAGRDGLAALLARPAKAVVALDFDGTLAEIVPDPERARAHPGAVEALAALAPEVASVAVVTGRPAGVAVRYGGFAGVPGLDHLVVLGHYGAERWDAVTGTVRAAAPHPGVASVRAELPGFLDRAGAWPGVWIEEKGRAVAVHTRRALDPEGAFEALKGPLGDLATHHGLVLEPGRMVLELRPPGMDKGVALAEYVREVGAGSVLYAGDDLGDLPAFAAVEKLRSDGTPGLLVCSGSTEVPELSDRADLAVAGPPGVVDFLAALAEAVREG, from the coding sequence ATGGTCAGCAGCCTCCCGCACCCGACCACATCCGCCGGCCGCGACGGTCTGGCCGCGCTCCTCGCGCGGCCCGCGAAGGCCGTCGTCGCGCTCGACTTCGACGGCACCCTCGCCGAGATCGTCCCCGACCCCGAACGGGCCCGCGCCCACCCCGGAGCCGTCGAGGCGCTCGCCGCACTCGCCCCCGAGGTCGCCTCCGTCGCCGTCGTGACCGGCCGCCCCGCCGGGGTCGCCGTCCGGTACGGCGGCTTCGCCGGCGTCCCCGGCCTGGACCACCTCGTCGTCCTCGGCCACTACGGAGCCGAACGCTGGGACGCCGTCACCGGCACCGTCAGGGCCGCCGCCCCGCACCCGGGCGTGGCCTCCGTCCGCGCCGAGCTCCCCGGCTTCCTCGACCGGGCCGGCGCCTGGCCGGGCGTCTGGATCGAGGAGAAGGGCCGCGCGGTCGCCGTCCACACCCGCCGCGCCCTCGACCCCGAGGGCGCCTTCGAGGCCCTCAAGGGCCCCCTGGGCGACCTCGCCACCCATCACGGCCTCGTCCTGGAACCCGGCAGGATGGTCCTGGAGCTGCGCCCCCCGGGCATGGACAAGGGCGTCGCGCTCGCGGAGTACGTACGGGAGGTCGGCGCCGGGTCCGTGCTCTACGCGGGCGACGATCTGGGCGACCTGCCCGCCTTCGCCGCCGTCGAGAAACTCCGCTCCGACGGCACCCCGGGCCTCCTGGTCTGCAGCGGCTCCACGGAGGTCCCGGAACTGTCCGACCGCGCGGACCTCGCGGTCGCGGGCCCGCCGGGAGTGGTCGACTTCCTCGCGGCGCTTGCGGAGGCCGTACGGGAGGGCTGA
- a CDS encoding DUF3263 domain-containing protein — protein sequence MTEEREAVDGDEGGLGEREQALLAVERRSWPGPGAKERVVRESLGLSPTRYYQLLNALLDDPRALAHDPVTVNRLRRVREERQRRR from the coding sequence ATGACCGAAGAGCGGGAAGCAGTGGACGGCGACGAGGGCGGGCTCGGTGAGCGCGAGCAGGCCCTCCTCGCCGTCGAGCGCCGCTCCTGGCCCGGACCCGGCGCCAAGGAGCGCGTGGTCCGCGAGAGCCTCGGGCTCTCCCCGACGCGCTACTACCAGCTGCTCAACGCCCTCCTCGACGACCCGCGCGCCCTCGCCCACGACCCGGTGACGGTGAACCGGCTCCGCCGGGTCCGCGAGGAGAGGCAACGCAGGCGCTGA
- a CDS encoding ABC transporter substrate-binding protein — translation MDEAVERRRFLGLTAAVAALGLTATVAGCGSLGGDSGDVTLRLVAADYDLNGGDSTKKYWTDLVAAFEAEHPGVKVEVQVESWDDVDRKVAEMVKADEAPDIAQIGAYADYAAAGDLYAADEMLSIPVQSNFLPPLVAAGEHKRTQYGLPFVASTRPLFYNKALFEDAGVEPPTTWDELAAAAGKLKDNGVRTPFALPLGPEEAQAEALMWLLSGGGGWTDGTDHYSVDSDANVKTFEWLKTNLVGKGLTGPVAPGKLNRKAAFASFANGEVGMLNGHPSLLKEAAKKGVEVGQVPLPGADGQAKAAMGVADWIMGFKQNGHRKEIGDFLNFVFSDENVLKFAGDNDLLPVTVTASTRMETEPEHANLRVFLKTLPDSQLPPVGKTSWAKVSENVKQNIGKAVTPAGRPAEVLGAIGRAATAAENAE, via the coding sequence GTGGATGAAGCCGTGGAGCGGCGACGATTCCTTGGACTGACCGCGGCCGTCGCCGCACTCGGACTGACCGCCACGGTCGCCGGCTGTGGCTCCCTCGGAGGCGACTCCGGTGACGTGACCCTCAGACTGGTCGCCGCCGACTACGACCTCAACGGTGGCGACAGCACCAAGAAGTACTGGACCGACCTCGTCGCCGCGTTCGAGGCCGAGCACCCCGGCGTCAAGGTCGAGGTGCAGGTCGAGTCCTGGGACGACGTCGACCGCAAGGTCGCCGAGATGGTCAAGGCCGACGAGGCCCCCGACATCGCGCAGATCGGCGCCTACGCCGACTACGCGGCCGCCGGCGACCTCTATGCCGCCGACGAGATGCTCTCCATACCCGTCCAGTCCAACTTCCTCCCGCCGCTCGTCGCGGCCGGTGAGCACAAGCGGACCCAGTACGGCCTGCCCTTCGTCGCCTCCACCCGGCCGCTGTTCTACAACAAGGCCCTCTTCGAGGACGCCGGCGTCGAGCCCCCCACGACCTGGGACGAGCTCGCCGCGGCCGCCGGGAAGCTGAAGGACAACGGTGTCCGCACCCCCTTCGCGCTGCCCCTCGGACCCGAGGAGGCCCAGGCCGAGGCCCTGATGTGGCTGCTCAGCGGCGGCGGCGGCTGGACCGACGGCACCGACCACTACTCGGTCGACTCCGACGCCAACGTCAAGACCTTCGAATGGCTCAAGACCAACCTCGTCGGCAAGGGCCTCACCGGACCCGTCGCCCCCGGCAAGCTCAACCGCAAGGCCGCGTTCGCCTCCTTCGCGAACGGCGAGGTCGGCATGCTCAACGGCCACCCCTCGCTGCTGAAGGAAGCCGCCAAGAAGGGCGTCGAGGTCGGCCAGGTCCCGCTCCCCGGCGCCGACGGCCAGGCCAAGGCCGCGATGGGCGTCGCCGACTGGATCATGGGCTTCAAGCAGAACGGTCACCGCAAGGAGATCGGCGACTTCCTCAACTTCGTCTTCTCCGACGAGAACGTCCTGAAGTTCGCCGGCGACAACGACCTCCTGCCGGTCACCGTCACCGCCTCCACCCGCATGGAGACCGAGCCCGAGCACGCCAACCTGCGCGTCTTCCTCAAGACCCTCCCGGACAGCCAGCTCCCGCCGGTCGGCAAGACGTCCTGGGCCAAGGTCAGCGAGAACGTCAAGCAGAACATCGGCAAGGCCGTCACCCCGGCCGGCCGCCCCGCCGAGGTCCTCGGCGCGATCGGCCGCGCGGCGACGGCGGCGGAGAACGCCGAGTAG
- a CDS encoding ROK family protein: MRHVIALDVGGTGMKAALVGADGTLLHEARRATGRERGPEAVVETILGFAEDLRALGQERYGEPAAAAGVAVPGIVDAENGIAVYAANLGWRDVPMRELLSERLDGVPVALGHDVRTGGLAEGRIGAGNGADRFLFVPLGTGIAGAIGIGDRIEAGAHGYAGEIGHIVVRPGGTACGCGQRGCLERYASASAVSQAWAEASGDPDADAADCAKAVESGDATAVQVWQDAVDALADGLVTALTLLDPRTLIIGGGLAEAGETLFTPLRAAVEERVTFQKLPAIVPAALGDTAGCLGAGLLAWDLLAEQHPTDSEVSA; this comes from the coding sequence GTGAGACACGTCATCGCCCTGGATGTGGGCGGCACCGGTATGAAGGCCGCCCTCGTCGGGGCGGACGGCACCCTGCTCCACGAGGCCCGCCGCGCCACCGGGCGCGAGCGCGGCCCCGAGGCCGTCGTGGAGACCATCCTCGGCTTCGCCGAAGATCTCCGGGCCCTCGGCCAGGAGCGGTACGGCGAGCCCGCCGCGGCCGCCGGCGTCGCCGTCCCCGGCATCGTCGACGCGGAGAACGGCATCGCCGTCTACGCGGCCAACCTCGGCTGGCGCGACGTTCCCATGCGCGAACTCCTCAGCGAAAGACTCGACGGCGTCCCCGTCGCCCTCGGCCACGACGTCCGCACCGGCGGCCTCGCCGAAGGCCGTATCGGCGCGGGCAACGGCGCCGACCGCTTCCTCTTCGTACCGCTCGGCACCGGCATCGCCGGAGCCATCGGCATCGGCGACCGCATCGAGGCCGGCGCCCACGGCTACGCCGGCGAGATCGGCCACATCGTCGTCCGCCCCGGCGGCACCGCCTGCGGCTGCGGCCAGCGCGGCTGCCTGGAGCGGTACGCCTCCGCCTCCGCCGTCTCCCAGGCCTGGGCCGAGGCGAGCGGCGACCCGGACGCCGACGCCGCCGACTGCGCCAAGGCCGTCGAATCCGGCGACGCCACGGCCGTCCAGGTCTGGCAGGACGCCGTCGACGCCCTCGCCGACGGCCTGGTCACCGCGCTCACCCTGCTGGACCCCCGCACGCTCATCATCGGTGGCGGGCTGGCCGAGGCGGGGGAAACCTTGTTCACACCACTTCGGGCCGCGGTGGAGGAGCGAGTCACGTTCCAGAAGCTGCCCGCCATCGTCCCGGCGGCCCTCGGGGACACCGCCGGATGCCTGGGCGCGGGCCTCCTCGCCTGGGACCTGCTCGCCGAACAGCACCCCACCGACTCGGAGGTTTCCGCCTGA
- the nagA gene encoding N-acetylglucosamine-6-phosphate deacetylase, whose amino-acid sequence MADHKVLAGAHVVLPTGIVENGRVIVEGGRITGSAPEGAPTVDLTGHWLVPGFVDMHNHGGGGASFTSGTVDEVLKGVHTHRLHGTTTVVASFVTGEMDFLTQRAGLLSELAEQGEIAGLHFEGPFISPCRKGAHDETLLRDPDPADVRKLIDAARGQAKMVTLATELPGGLDSVRLLAEHGIIAAIGHTDASYEQTVEAIDAGATVATHLYNAMPALGHRAPGPIAALLEDERITVELINDGTHLHPAALELAFHHAGADRVALITDAMDAAGFGDGRYMLGPLEVEVKDSVARLVEGGSIAGSTLTLDRAFKRAATIDGLPVESVVQAISANPARLLGVYDRVGSLEPGKDADIAVLDAEFDLKGVMRKGEWIVDPTA is encoded by the coding sequence ATGGCCGATCACAAGGTTCTCGCCGGCGCACACGTCGTGCTGCCCACCGGAATCGTCGAGAACGGACGCGTGATCGTCGAAGGCGGCCGCATCACCGGCAGCGCGCCCGAGGGCGCCCCCACCGTCGACCTGACCGGCCACTGGCTCGTCCCCGGCTTCGTCGACATGCACAACCACGGCGGCGGCGGCGCGTCCTTCACCTCCGGCACCGTCGACGAGGTCCTCAAGGGCGTCCACACCCACCGGCTGCACGGCACCACCACCGTCGTCGCCTCCTTCGTCACCGGCGAGATGGACTTCCTCACCCAGCGGGCCGGACTGCTCTCCGAGCTCGCCGAGCAGGGCGAGATCGCCGGCCTCCACTTCGAGGGCCCGTTCATCTCCCCCTGCCGCAAGGGCGCCCACGACGAGACGCTGCTCCGCGACCCCGACCCGGCCGACGTCCGCAAGCTGATCGACGCCGCCCGCGGCCAGGCCAAGATGGTCACCCTCGCCACCGAGCTGCCCGGCGGCCTCGACTCCGTACGCCTGCTCGCCGAGCACGGCATCATCGCCGCCATCGGCCACACCGACGCCAGCTACGAGCAGACCGTCGAGGCCATCGACGCGGGCGCCACGGTCGCCACCCACCTCTACAACGCGATGCCCGCCCTCGGCCACCGCGCGCCCGGCCCGATCGCCGCCCTCCTGGAGGACGAGCGGATCACCGTCGAGCTCATCAACGACGGCACCCACCTCCACCCCGCCGCCCTGGAGCTCGCCTTCCACCACGCGGGCGCCGACCGCGTCGCCCTCATCACCGACGCCATGGACGCCGCCGGCTTCGGCGACGGCCGCTACATGCTCGGCCCCCTGGAGGTCGAGGTGAAGGACAGCGTCGCCCGCCTCGTCGAGGGCGGCTCCATCGCGGGCTCCACCCTCACCCTGGACCGGGCGTTCAAGCGCGCCGCCACCATCGACGGCCTCCCCGTCGAGTCGGTCGTCCAGGCCATCTCCGCCAACCCCGCCCGCCTGCTCGGCGTGTACGACCGCGTCGGCTCCCTCGAACCCGGCAAGGACGCCGACATCGCCGTCCTCGACGCCGAGTTCGACCTCAAGGGCGTCATGCGCAAGGGCGAGTGGATCGTCGACCCGACGGCCTGA
- a CDS encoding 1-phosphofructokinase family hexose kinase, whose amino-acid sequence MILTVTLNTAVDLTYRVPALVPHASHRVTQVIERPGGKGLNVARVLAALGHETVATGFAGGATGAVLREQLAATPVRDELVDTAGPTRRTVAIVDNATGDTTQLNEPGPTVTAAEWTVFRTRFTALLDGAAAVALCGSLPPGIHVGAYAELVRLARTAGVPVLLDTSGEPLRRGIAARPDLVKPNADELAQLTGSRDPLRATREARGRGARTVISSLGPEGLLAATPEGLWRAAPPAAVKGNPTGAGDSAVAGLLSGLVENAPWPDRLSRAVALSAATVLSPVAGEFDPTAYAELLAQVRVTADVA is encoded by the coding sequence GTGATTCTCACGGTCACCCTCAACACGGCGGTGGACCTGACCTACCGGGTCCCCGCCCTCGTCCCGCACGCCTCGCACCGGGTCACCCAGGTCATCGAACGCCCCGGCGGCAAGGGGCTCAACGTCGCCCGGGTCCTCGCCGCACTCGGCCACGAGACCGTCGCGACCGGCTTCGCGGGCGGCGCCACGGGTGCCGTGCTCCGCGAGCAGCTCGCCGCGACCCCGGTCCGCGACGAGCTCGTCGACACCGCGGGCCCCACCCGCCGTACCGTCGCGATCGTCGACAACGCCACCGGCGACACCACGCAGCTCAACGAACCGGGCCCCACCGTCACCGCCGCCGAGTGGACCGTCTTCCGCACCCGCTTCACCGCGCTCCTGGACGGCGCCGCGGCGGTCGCCCTCTGCGGCAGCCTCCCGCCGGGCATCCACGTCGGCGCGTACGCGGAACTCGTCCGCCTCGCCCGTACGGCCGGAGTGCCCGTCCTCCTCGACACCAGCGGCGAACCACTGCGACGCGGCATCGCCGCCCGCCCGGACCTCGTCAAGCCCAACGCCGACGAACTCGCCCAGCTCACCGGCTCCCGCGACCCGCTGCGCGCGACCCGCGAGGCACGGGGCCGGGGCGCCCGCACGGTGATCTCCTCGCTCGGCCCCGAAGGGCTCCTCGCCGCGACCCCGGAGGGCCTGTGGCGCGCGGCCCCGCCGGCGGCCGTGAAGGGCAACCCGACGGGCGCGGGCGACTCGGCCGTCGCGGGCCTGCTGTCGGGCCTCGTCGAGAACGCCCCCTGGCCCGACCGCCTGTCCCGCGCGGTCGCCCTCTCGGCGGCGACGGTGCTCTCCCCGGTGGCCGGCGAGTTCGACCCGACGGCCTACGCGGAACTGCTGGCGCAGGTCCGCGTCACGGCAGACGTCGCCTGA
- a CDS encoding CBM35 domain-containing protein → MAAGNDGANKPENDDPFGYLYEDGQAAGAQPPGGGGYGYPGPAAAQPGVPRTSYNQVRTVGERQYGGQQHAQPYVPPQQQAPYGQPQAQYAAPETYGGPPTRQVPPQQHHGGGSGRGPNTRGILIGAVAVVAVVVVGIAAAVITNSGNDDDKDKQAGTGGTATTAPVKPSEETSSEPTADETPAELPKQDAATLKLGGPAALATTVKGAKGPGGSYVAFNGEGGSASWSVEVPKSGEYTLRIIYSVPGKDAKTSLTVNGTPPREVNMSNFAKAAEGDWEKGWTYTYAYVDLDKGNNALKISCETGNSCDAILDQVYLEAGKTGR, encoded by the coding sequence ATGGCTGCCGGTAACGACGGCGCGAACAAGCCCGAGAACGACGACCCGTTCGGCTACCTGTACGAGGACGGTCAGGCCGCGGGCGCCCAGCCCCCGGGTGGGGGCGGCTACGGCTACCCCGGCCCCGCCGCGGCTCAGCCCGGCGTGCCCCGGACCTCGTACAACCAGGTCAGAACGGTCGGCGAGCGCCAGTACGGCGGTCAGCAGCACGCGCAGCCCTACGTACCGCCGCAGCAGCAGGCCCCGTACGGCCAGCCGCAGGCGCAGTACGCCGCCCCCGAGACGTACGGCGGTCCGCCGACCCGGCAGGTCCCGCCGCAGCAGCACCACGGTGGCGGCTCCGGTCGAGGCCCCAACACCCGGGGCATCCTCATCGGCGCCGTCGCGGTCGTCGCGGTCGTCGTGGTCGGCATCGCGGCCGCCGTGATCACCAACTCGGGCAACGACGACGACAAGGACAAGCAGGCCGGCACCGGCGGCACCGCCACGACCGCGCCGGTGAAGCCGTCCGAGGAAACCAGCAGCGAGCCGACCGCGGACGAGACCCCGGCCGAACTCCCGAAGCAGGACGCGGCGACGCTGAAGCTGGGTGGCCCGGCGGCCCTCGCTACGACCGTGAAGGGCGCGAAGGGTCCGGGCGGGTCCTACGTGGCCTTCAACGGCGAGGGTGGCTCGGCGAGCTGGTCCGTCGAAGTGCCGAAGTCCGGCGAGTACACCCTGCGCATCATCTACAGCGTGCCCGGCAAGGACGCCAAGACCTCGCTTACGGTCAACGGCACGCCGCCGCGCGAGGTGAACATGTCCAACTTCGCCAAGGCCGCCGAGGGCGACTGGGAGAAGGGCTGGACGTACACGTACGCCTACGTGGACCTCGACAAGGGCAACAACGCCCTGAAGATCTCCTGCGAGACCGGAAACTCCTGCGACGCGATCCTGGACCAGGTCTACCTGGAGGCGGGTAAGACCGGTCGGTGA
- the cdgB gene encoding diguanylate cyclase CdgB yields the protein METESEPYVRLSTLRQLHQVVADLNTARSLADTLQTVADGVVAGLNYELACVNLVRPDGDLVVAAFAGSSAAEALITGRVGSRASWERRLSMATAWGDLRFIPHTEGWVLMEDDVPQWHTDGPAPRFEDEWHPHDRLYAPMYASGSGRELLGVISVDRPRNGRHPGPWGQEALQMYASQSAIAISNARLRSNMQRALVRLEREQQALRASEESFRQAFEYAPSGMAIAEMGGDQHGRLLRTNDALCRLLGRPAAAMRRYSFADLVHPEDIGTLLRTSAEGGRAELRLGRRDGTYVWVSLRNSVVADAADGPRFLLTHVEDIEERKRHELQLAHRASHDALTGLPNSAELRSRLSARLCERPAAEQAAGYGGGYESGRDGGYDSGYHAGHTGQSGHAGHAGHSGYESPYEHEHEHGFGFEPAGVGPYDHHVHIVAPTGGDIDDGTKGLAVLFCDLDGFKSINDRFGHHTGDAVLIEVARRLTTGVRDGDTVARLGGDEFVVLADGLGAADAADLAVRLRNAIIPPIRVDGRAVRVGASFGIGWAECGMTVEEVLNSADQRMYVEKRSRAKVHRRAG from the coding sequence ATGGAGACCGAGTCGGAGCCGTACGTCCGTCTCTCGACCCTGCGGCAGCTGCATCAGGTCGTGGCGGACCTCAACACTGCGCGCAGCCTGGCGGACACCCTGCAGACCGTCGCCGACGGTGTGGTCGCCGGTCTCAACTACGAGCTGGCCTGTGTCAACCTCGTACGCCCCGACGGTGACCTCGTCGTCGCCGCCTTCGCCGGAAGCTCCGCCGCCGAGGCCCTGATCACCGGCCGGGTCGGCTCCCGCGCCTCCTGGGAGCGGCGCCTGTCCATGGCGACCGCCTGGGGCGACCTGCGGTTCATCCCGCACACCGAGGGCTGGGTGCTGATGGAGGACGACGTCCCCCAGTGGCACACGGACGGCCCCGCGCCCCGTTTCGAGGACGAGTGGCACCCGCACGACCGCCTCTACGCCCCGATGTACGCGTCCGGCTCCGGCCGTGAGCTGCTCGGCGTCATATCCGTCGACCGCCCGCGCAACGGCCGGCACCCGGGCCCCTGGGGCCAGGAGGCGCTCCAGATGTACGCCTCCCAGTCGGCGATCGCCATCAGCAACGCCCGGCTCCGTTCCAACATGCAGCGGGCCCTCGTCCGGCTGGAGCGGGAGCAGCAGGCGCTGCGCGCCAGCGAGGAGTCCTTCCGGCAGGCCTTCGAGTACGCGCCCTCCGGCATGGCCATCGCCGAGATGGGCGGCGACCAGCACGGCCGCCTCCTGCGCACCAACGACGCCCTGTGCCGTCTCCTGGGCCGTCCGGCCGCCGCCATGCGGCGCTACTCCTTCGCCGACCTGGTCCACCCCGAGGACATCGGGACCCTTCTGCGGACCTCCGCCGAGGGCGGCCGGGCCGAGCTGCGGCTCGGGCGGCGCGACGGCACGTACGTGTGGGTGTCCCTCCGTAACTCCGTCGTCGCCGACGCGGCCGACGGTCCTCGCTTCCTCCTCACCCACGTCGAGGACATCGAGGAGCGCAAGCGGCACGAGCTGCAGCTCGCCCACCGTGCCTCGCACGACGCGCTCACCGGCCTCCCCAACAGTGCCGAGCTGCGCTCCCGGCTCTCCGCCCGGCTGTGCGAGCGCCCGGCGGCGGAGCAGGCCGCGGGGTACGGCGGGGGCTACGAGTCGGGGCGTGACGGCGGTTACGACTCCGGCTACCACGCGGGTCACACCGGCCAGTCGGGCCACGCCGGGCACGCCGGTCACTCCGGTTACGAGTCGCCGTACGAGCACGAACACGAGCACGGCTTCGGTTTCGAGCCGGCGGGTGTCGGCCCGTACGACCACCACGTCCACATCGTCGCCCCCACGGGCGGTGACATCGACGACGGCACCAAGGGTCTCGCCGTCCTCTTCTGTGACCTCGACGGCTTCAAGTCGATCAACGACCGCTTCGGGCACCACACGGGTGACGCGGTTCTCATCGAGGTCGCCCGCCGTCTGACCACCGGGGTCCGCGACGGGGACACGGTCGCCCGGCTCGGCGGTGACGAGTTCGTCGTCCTCGCCGACGGCCTCGGCGCGGCCGACGCGGCCGACCTGGCCGTACGCCTGCGGAACGCGATCATTCCGCCGATCAGGGTGGACGGTCGGGCGGTCCGGGTGGGTGCGAGTTTCGGCATCGGCTGGGCCGAATGCGGGATGACCGTGGAAGAGGTCCTGAACTCCGCCGACCAGCGGATGTACGTGGAGAAACGCTCCCGCGCCAAGGTGCACCGGCGCGCCGGCTGA
- a CDS encoding flavin reductase family protein, with the protein MLQKSPASPPVSDLAIPHAEGVSNDDFRAAMSRLAAGVVLVTAHDPDDGPRGEDVGMTATAFVSVSLDPPLVLVSLRNGSRMDDLLTDVPVWAVSILGENQRHIAGRFAMKNRVSDRLLFADLPYARGEESGAPLMGGALATLECRTESRVVAGDHTLVVGRVLTVGAVAPAGGPLTYYQGKYRQLS; encoded by the coding sequence GTGCTGCAGAAGAGCCCCGCCTCGCCCCCCGTGTCCGATCTGGCCATCCCTCATGCTGAGGGGGTGAGCAACGACGACTTCCGGGCGGCGATGTCCCGCCTCGCGGCCGGCGTGGTCCTGGTGACCGCGCACGACCCCGACGACGGCCCGCGCGGCGAGGACGTCGGCATGACCGCCACGGCCTTCGTGTCGGTCTCCCTCGACCCGCCCCTGGTCCTGGTCAGCCTGCGCAACGGCTCCCGCATGGACGACCTGCTCACCGACGTACCCGTCTGGGCGGTGTCGATCCTCGGCGAGAACCAGCGCCACATCGCCGGGCGCTTCGCCATGAAGAACCGGGTCAGCGACCGGCTGCTCTTCGCCGACCTGCCGTACGCCCGAGGCGAGGAGAGCGGCGCCCCGCTCATGGGCGGTGCGCTGGCGACCCTGGAGTGCCGTACCGAGAGCCGCGTCGTGGCCGGCGACCACACGCTCGTGGTGGGCCGGGTCCTGACGGTCGGCGCCGTCGCGCCGGCGGGCGGGCCGCTGACCTACTACCAGGGGAAGTACCGGCAGCTGTCCTGA
- the arfB gene encoding alternative ribosome rescue aminoacyl-tRNA hydrolase ArfB, producing MGGMSGPYPIRGSVSLPEAELQWRFSRSSGPGGQHVNTSDSQVELRFDLAATESLPEVWKARALERLASRLVNGVVTVRASEHRSQWRNRETAAVRLAALLAEATAPPPKPRRPTKIPRGINERRLREKKQRSETKRTRQSRGDWG from the coding sequence ATGGGGGGCATGTCCGGTCCGTATCCCATCCGCGGCTCCGTCTCGCTCCCCGAGGCCGAGCTCCAGTGGCGTTTCTCGCGTTCGTCGGGCCCGGGCGGTCAGCATGTGAACACCAGCGACTCGCAGGTCGAGCTCCGCTTCGACCTCGCGGCCACCGAGTCCCTCCCCGAGGTGTGGAAGGCCCGCGCCCTGGAGCGCCTCGCAAGCCGCCTCGTGAACGGCGTCGTGACGGTCCGCGCCTCGGAGCACCGCTCCCAGTGGCGCAACCGCGAGACGGCCGCGGTCCGGCTCGCCGCGCTCCTCGCCGAGGCGACCGCCCCGCCGCCGAAGCCCCGCCGTCCGACGAAGATCCCCCGCGGTATCAACGAGCGGCGGCTGCGGGAGAAGAAGCAGCGCTCGGAGACCAAGCGGACGCGTCAGTCCCGCGGCGACTGGGGCTGA